One Phenylobacterium hankyongense DNA segment encodes these proteins:
- the rplP gene encoding 50S ribosomal protein L16, whose product MLSPKKTKYRKQFKGKIHGVAKGGFSLNFGSHGLKSVEPERITARQIEAARRAITRQMKRQGRVWIRIFPDVPVSDKPAEVRMGKGKGSVEYWAARVHPGRIMFEIDGVPDDVAREALRLGAAKLPVKTRIVTRIDAAVAEHA is encoded by the coding sequence ATGCTGTCCCCGAAAAAGACCAAGTACCGCAAGCAGTTCAAGGGCAAGATCCACGGGGTCGCCAAGGGCGGCTTCTCGCTGAACTTCGGCTCCCATGGGCTGAAGTCGGTGGAGCCCGAGCGGATCACCGCGCGCCAGATCGAAGCCGCTCGCCGGGCGATCACGCGTCAGATGAAGCGTCAGGGCCGGGTGTGGATCCGGATCTTCCCGGACGTTCCGGTGTCCGACAAGCCGGCCGAAGTGCGGATGGGCAAGGGCAAGGGCTCGGTCGAATACTGGGCCGCCCGCGTCCACCCGGGCCGGATCATGTTCGAAATCGACGGCGTGCCGGACGATGTGGCCCGTGAAGCCCTGCGCCTCGGCGCGGCCAAGCTTCCGGTGAAGACCCGCATCGTCACCCGCATCGACGCCGCTGTCGCGGAGCACGCGTGA
- the rpsC gene encoding 30S ribosomal protein S3, protein MGQKVNPVGLRLGINRTWDSRWFADGADYGKLLHEDIKVRRNLKKRLYQAGVSRIIIERPHKKCRITIYAARPGVIIGKKGADIDKLRKDIAAMTDGEVHLNIVEIRKPETDAQLVAENIAQQLERRIAFRRAMKRSLQSGMRLGAKGMRLEVAGRLGGAEIARTESYHEGRVPRHTLRADIDYGFTEAKTTYGIIGVKCWVFKGEVLEHDPMALDKRLASESGPAGEGGGRERGDRPDRGPRRDRRDQNA, encoded by the coding sequence ATGGGTCAAAAAGTAAATCCGGTCGGGCTTCGCCTCGGCATCAACCGCACCTGGGACAGCCGTTGGTTCGCCGACGGCGCCGACTACGGCAAGCTTCTGCACGAGGACATCAAGGTCCGTCGTAACCTGAAGAAGCGCCTGTACCAGGCCGGCGTGTCGCGGATCATCATCGAGCGTCCGCACAAGAAGTGCCGCATCACCATCTATGCCGCGCGCCCCGGCGTGATCATCGGCAAGAAGGGCGCGGACATCGACAAGCTGCGCAAGGATATCGCGGCGATGACGGACGGCGAGGTTCACCTGAACATCGTCGAGATCCGCAAGCCCGAGACCGACGCCCAGCTGGTGGCCGAGAACATCGCCCAGCAGCTCGAGCGCCGCATCGCCTTCCGTCGCGCCATGAAGCGGTCGCTGCAGAGCGGCATGCGTCTGGGCGCCAAGGGCATGCGCCTCGAGGTCGCCGGCCGCCTCGGCGGCGCGGAAATCGCCCGCACCGAGTCCTACCATGAGGGCCGGGTGCCGCGTCACACCCTGCGCGCCGACATCGACTACGGCTTCACCGAAGCCAAGACGACGTACGGCATCATCGGCGTGAAGTGCTGGGTGTTCAAAGGCGAAGTGCTCGAGCACGACCCGATGGCCCTCGACAAGCGCCTGGCCAGTGAGAGCGGCCCGGCCGGCGAAGGTGGCGGCCGTGAACGCGGCGATCGTCCCGACCGCGGCCCGCGCCGCGACCGGCGCGATCAGAACGCTTAA
- the rplV gene encoding 50S ribosomal protein L22: MAKQAKARRLAGIEAMCKVRTLRTSARKLNLVAQSIRGLKVQRALNELEFSHKRIAKDVRKALYSAISNAENNHNLDIDSLVVAEAFVGKNLVMKRFSARARGRASRIEKPFSEITIVVRELGEAA; the protein is encoded by the coding sequence ATGGCCAAGCAAGCTAAAGCTCGCCGGCTGGCCGGCATCGAGGCGATGTGCAAGGTGCGCACGCTTCGGACCAGCGCCCGCAAGCTGAACCTGGTCGCCCAGTCGATCCGCGGCCTCAAGGTCCAGCGGGCGCTGAACGAGCTGGAATTCAGCCACAAGCGGATCGCCAAGGACGTGCGCAAGGCGCTCTACTCGGCGATCTCCAACGCCGAGAACAACCACAACCTCGACATCGACTCGCTGGTCGTGGCCGAGGCGTTCGTGGGCAAGAACCTGGTGATGAAGCGCTTCTCCGCCCGTGCGCGGGGCCGGGCTTCGCGTATCGAAAAGCCGTTCTCCGAGATCACCATCGTGGTCCGTGAACTGGGTGAGGCCGCCTAA
- the rpsS gene encoding 30S ribosomal protein S19 — protein MTRSVWKGPFVDGYLLKKAETAQGSGRKDVIKTWSRRSTIMPQFVGLTFGVHNGQKHVPVLVSEDMVGMKLGEFAPTRFFPGHAADKKAKRK, from the coding sequence ATGACCCGCTCTGTCTGGAAAGGTCCGTTCGTCGACGGATACCTGCTCAAGAAGGCCGAAACCGCCCAAGGTTCCGGCCGGAAGGACGTGATCAAGACCTGGTCGCGCCGCTCCACCATCATGCCGCAGTTCGTGGGTCTCACGTTCGGCGTGCACAACGGCCAGAAGCACGTTCCCGTGCTGGTCTCCGAAGACATGGTCGGCATGAAGCTGGGCGAGTTCGCACCCACCCGCTTCTTCCCCGGTCACGCGGCCGACAAGAAGGCCAAGAGGAAGTAG
- the rplB gene encoding 50S ribosomal protein L2 produces MALKHFNPTSPGRRQLVLVDKSELHKGGPVKSLVEGLNKKGGRGGGGRIAVRFRGGGAKRLYRNIDFKRRKFDVVGTIERLEYDPNRSAFIALVKYADGELAYILAPQRLKAGDQVVAAEKADVKPGNAMPLRGMPIGTIIHNVELKPLKGGQVARSAGTYAQLVGRDAGYAQIRLNSGELRMVPDSCMATVGAVSNPDHMNEVLGKAGRRRHMGFRPHVRGVAMNPVDHPHGGGEGRTSGGRHPVSPSGKPTKGSKTRKNKATDKFIIRSRHARKAR; encoded by the coding sequence GTCGACAAGTCCGAGCTCCACAAGGGCGGGCCCGTGAAGTCCCTCGTCGAGGGTCTGAACAAGAAGGGCGGCCGGGGCGGCGGCGGTCGCATCGCGGTGCGTTTCCGCGGCGGCGGCGCCAAGCGCCTGTATCGCAACATCGACTTCAAGCGTCGCAAGTTCGACGTCGTCGGCACGATCGAGCGCCTGGAGTACGACCCCAACCGGTCGGCCTTCATCGCCCTGGTCAAGTACGCCGACGGCGAGCTGGCCTACATCCTGGCCCCGCAGCGCCTGAAGGCCGGCGACCAGGTCGTGGCCGCCGAGAAGGCGGACGTGAAGCCGGGCAACGCCATGCCGCTTCGCGGCATGCCGATCGGCACGATCATCCACAACGTCGAGCTGAAGCCCCTGAAGGGCGGCCAGGTCGCCCGCTCCGCCGGGACCTACGCCCAGCTGGTCGGCCGCGACGCCGGCTACGCGCAGATCCGCCTGAACTCGGGCGAGCTGCGGATGGTGCCGGACAGCTGCATGGCCACGGTGGGCGCGGTGTCCAACCCCGACCACATGAACGAAGTGCTCGGCAAGGCCGGTCGCCGGCGTCACATGGGCTTCCGCCCGCACGTGCGCGGCGTCGCCATGAACCCGGTCGACCACCCGCACGGCGGCGGCGAAGGCCGCACCTCCGGTGGCCGTCACCCGGTGAGCCCCTCGGGCAAGCCGACCAAGGGCAGCAAGACCCGCAAGAACAAGGCGACGGATAAGTTCATCATCCGCTCGCGTCACGCCAGGAAGGCTCGCTAA